From the Spirochaetota bacterium genome, the window ATGACTGTATAAGAATTCTCGTAACAAAACAGCCAGCTGCTATTCATCTCAGGTTTGTGCTTGCTATGCTTAAAATAAATACCGACGTGGAGAGAATTGGCGATCTTGCTGTGAACATAGCAAAAGAGACTATAAAGCTTAATGGCAAACCAACTCTAAAACCCCTAATTGACATACCCAGGATGGCAAACCTATGTATTGAAATGATAAAGGATTCCTTTATATCGATAAGCGAAATGGATGAGAATAAGGCAAAGTGTATTATTGAAAAAGACAAGGATATTGATGCCTTGAACCTTCAGATTTACAGAGAACTCTTTTCATTTATGGCAGAAAATCCACGCACAATTTCAGAAGCGCTTGGATTGATAATGGCAGCAAAGGCTCTCGAAAGAATCGGTGATCATGCAACAAACATAGCAGAAAGGGCAATCTATTATATAAAGGGTGTTGATGTTAGGCATTTTGAAAAATAATAGATAGTGAAACCTATGAAACAAAATATATTTATTATAGATGACGAAAAAGACATACTGGAAATCGTAAGCATTAATATAGTCAAGGAAGGCTATAATGCCTTTTGCTTTTCCAGCGGAGAAGATGCATTAAAAGCAATAGAAAAGGAAACTCCGGATCTGATTATCCTGGATATTATGATGAATGGCATGGATGGATATGAATTCTGTAAGCATATCAGATTTTCAAAAGATTATAAATATATCCCAATAATATTTCTATCAGCAAAGTCCGAGGAATTCAATAAGATACTTGGTCTTGAGTTGGGAGGTGACGACTATGTAACAAAACCATTTAGCATTAAGGAACTCGTCTCAAGAGTAAAGGCTGTTTTACGACGAGTAGGTGATAATAATTCGAATCCAAATACTAATTCATTGAGATTTAAGGGCATTGAACTCTTTCCTGACAAATTTGTATTAAGAGTTGAGGGCAAAAACGTATCACTAACTAAAACCGAATTTGAGCTTCTGCATCTCTTTCTAAAATATCCACAAAAAATTTTCACAAGAGACAATATTATAGATCATATTAGAGGCAAAGATGTATATGTTGTTGACAGAACTATAGATGTCCATGTGATGAATCTTCGAAAAAAACTTGGAAAATATAAAAACATCATTTCGACCTTTTCTGGTGTTGGTTATGGTATAAAAGAATAATAATTCTGTTAATACTATAACAAAAATTATATAGTACAATAATAAAAATATGTTCTCAATTAATGACATAGGATGTGACTTAATCCCAACCACTGACTGGGAATATTGACTATTTTAGAAGCGATTAATAAATCAGCAGCTTATAATATTTATCAACCCTGAACAACATGTTGAAAAAGATTAGCAGTAAAATAAAAATCTACTTTACATTACTCATTGCGCTTTTGGTTTGTCTTATCCTTCTCTTTTTTAACAATCTCGTCTATGAAACTCATCTAAATATAATTAAAAGAGATATGAAAGAGAAGATAAAATTTATCCAGCTCTTTATGGATGAGAGAACTGATCTGCTTACCCATCCCCAAAGAGAGATTGATAATCTCATATCTAAGATTTCACAGATAATCGACTTGAGAGTCACTATTGTCGATCATAGTGGAGTTGTAATTGCCGACTCTGATGTTGATGATGTGAGTGTGCTCGGTAATCACAAATACAGAATTGAAATAAAAAATTCAATATCTTCAGGAATCGGCGAGAGCATACGCTACAGCAGCACTCTAAAGATTGATATGCTTTACATCGCATTAAACTACGAATATTTTGTTATTAGGCTTTCAAAACCGCTTTACGAAATTGAAGAGAGTTTGTCAAAGCTTCAAAGAATGATAATAATATTCAGTTTGTTTATTATCGCTATAGCAGCCATAATAATAGCTTTTATATCTGGAAAGATAACAAGACCAATTGAGGAAACAATAGATTTCTCAGAGCATTTTTCGAAAGGTGATTATTCAAGAAGAATACTAAATTATGCTGATGACGAAATCGGGACACTTCAGAAATCCTTGAATAGGGTTGCAGATATAGTTGTTAGCGAGATGAACAACCTTATTCTGGAACAGAACAAACTGAAAATTACAATTGAAAGCATAAATGATGGAATAGCTGTTATTGATAATAATAAAAGAATTATATTGTGTAATTACGCATTTATTTCTATTCTTGACATAGGAATGAATGCAATCGGGAAGGTTTATTTTGAGGTAATACGAGGTAGCGAATTAAATATCAAGATTGAACATTCATTGAATATTGGGGAGCAGATACATTTTGAAGAGACTCTATACAATGGAAAGATTTGCGATGTCTTAATAAAACCGATAAAAGAAGAAAAAACCATACAGGGTATACTGGTTGTTCTATATGATGTAACAGAAAAAAAGAAAATGGATCAATTAAAGACTGATCTTGTAGGGAATCTCTCTCATGAGTTAAAAACACCAATCGCTATTATCAGAGGATATCTTGAAACTATTAAAGATCATCTGCATGATCCCACTCAATGCAGGGAGTTTATTGAAAAGGCAATGCTAAATATTGATAGGCAAAATTCAATAATAAATGATATGATTAAACTAAACATGCTCGAGACCATGCAGAGTATTCAGCTTGAGAAGATAAATATACAAGAAATCATACTTAACTGTATTGAGATTCTATCATCAAAGGCCGGATCAAAGGACATTACTATTACCAACTCTATTGATATACTGAATCAAAATATAACAGGCAACAGATTTCTAATTGAAGAAATATTCTTTAATCTTATTGACAATGCAATCAATTACAACAACAGGAATGGGAAAATTCACATTGATGCTGAAAGATTTGATAAACAAAAAATTATCACCATATCGGACACTGGTATAGGCATTCCTGAAGATTCAATTGACAGGATATTTGAAAGATTTTACAGGGTGGATAAAAGCAGATCTAGATCTTCTGGAGGAACTGGTCTTGGATTATCAATTGTAAAGCATGCGATTAGTCTATTAAACTGGGAGGTATCTGTCTCTTCAAATGCGCATGGAACGAAATTTATCTTAAAAATATAACAATTCAATAAAATAGAAATTCCAAGAGATTCTACCTCGGAATAAAAGATTCAAGGATTTAAGTTAAAAGCCAAAAATCGATGTAGGGGCGAAGGGCCCTTCGCCCCTACTAACTTATAGGAAAAATTGAATGAGAATGTACTATTCACGTTTATTCTATTGTTAAGCAATGGGGTGTGTCTCCGGTTTATACTTTTTTCCTGTATCTATATCTTATAATTAGGGCAGTTATATTGAGCATCAACACTAAAGCGATCAATACAATCGCAGCGCCATACTGCATATCCCGGGTTTCCTGAATATGCGTACCAGATGTGGCCATAACATAGATATGATATGGAAGAGCCATTACCTCATGAAAGATTGAGCTTGGCAGGTTGGGAGTAAAAAAAGCAGCAGCAGTAAACATTATTGGTGCTGTCTCACCTGCAGCCCGACCAAGTGAGAGAATAATCCCTGTCAGGATTCCCTGAATTGCATTGGGTAGCACAATTTTATAGATAGTCTGCCATCTGTTAGCTCCCAATGATAAGGAGGCCTCTCTATAAGTATTAGGTACTATCATTAAAGCCTCTTCAGTAGAACGAATGATAATAGGCAGATTTAATACTCCAAGCGTTAAGGATCCGGATAGTATGGAAGTACCAAAGTCCAGAAATATAACAAATATACTAAGCCCGAAAAGACCGAAAACAACCGACGGAACTCCGGCAAGATTGTTTACACCAAGCCTTATTATCCTAACAATTTTTTTATTTGTTGCATATTCAGTAAGATAAAGGGCGGTTATTACTCCCACAGGAATTGACAAAAGGGACGATCCCAATAAAAGGTAAAAGGTTCCAACTATCGCAGACCATATGCCACCCTCGGTCATCTCATTTCTGGGCATAGCAGTTATAAATTCCCAGCTTAGAGCTGAAAATCCCATCTTAAAGACATAGCCTATAAAGAATAAAAGAACAATAATAACAAAAAAAGATAATAATCTAGTACAAAAAAATATTACCTTTTCGACTATTTCCGGGCTTTTCAATAATTTAGTTTGTCGTTTAATAATGGTCAACATTTTCAATCATTTTGAAATTTATACTTATTAGATAAATAGTCAGCGGTTATATTGAATATAAAAGTAATGATGAAGAGCAGTATTCCAATGGCAAAGAGGGCATGATAATGCGAACTGAAGACCGGCGCCTCAGCCATCTCTGCAGCTATGTTTGATGTCAGAGGCCTAACAGGATCGAACACCGATTTTGGTATTATTGCAGCTCCTCCGGCAACCATAAGCACAACCATTGTCTCCCCGATAACCCTGGATATCCCAAGTATTATCGCTGTCCATATTCCAGATAATGATGCAGGAATTATAATATGAAATATTGTCTGCCATCTATTTGCTCCCAGGGCATATGACGCCTCTTTAAGGGATGTTGGCACAAAGGAAAGGGCATCCTCTGATATACTACATATGGTAGGAATGGCCATAAAGCTGAGCATAATAGAGGCGTTTAAAAGATTAAGCCCTGTATCAATATCAAAGTTTCTTTGAAGAAAGGGCGCCACAACCACCATCCCCAAAAAACCAATAATGACAGATGGAATTGAGGCTATTAACTCAATTGTCGGCTTTATTAACTCCCTGGCAAGGGAACTGGCAAGCTGAGACAGATAAATGGCGATAGAAAGACTTAAGGGTACAGCAATGATTGTAGCCAAAATTGTAACGGAAATTGATGCCACAATCAATGGGAAAACACCGAATCTTTCATATTCACTTGTGGGATACCAACTGAACCCAAAGATAAAATCCGTGGGACTAACCTCTCTGAAGATAGGCAAACCTTCCTTAAAAAGGAATAACATAATAAGTAATAGAATAAAAATACAAAAAAAGGCAATAATGAAGAATAATTGTCTGGTCGTTAGATCAACTATATTTTGGTTAGAATATTTCTTTCTCAAATAATTCAAAAATTTATTGTAATGACATGCCTTCATTTTGACATCAATTGTTAATACTTAAAAGCTTTATTATCGCAGATACTTCTTCATCCCACATTTGCGCTCTAAATAGTATCCTTGATAGAATGTTCACCCATTATGATTATTGATACAATACCTACTTTCAATTACTATATC encodes:
- the phoU gene encoding phosphate signaling complex protein PhoU; protein product: MITHLERELEEVKFKIFEMQDLAIEAILKSVNSLKGSDIKLAEEVIRDDSQLDKLEITIDDDCIRILVTKQPAAIHLRFVLAMLKINTDVERIGDLAVNIAKETIKLNGKPTLKPLIDIPRMANLCIEMIKDSFISISEMDENKAKCIIEKDKDIDALNLQIYRELFSFMAENPRTISEALGLIMAAKALERIGDHATNIAERAIYYIKGVDVRHFEK
- a CDS encoding response regulator transcription factor, which gives rise to MKQNIFIIDDEKDILEIVSINIVKEGYNAFCFSSGEDALKAIEKETPDLIILDIMMNGMDGYEFCKHIRFSKDYKYIPIIFLSAKSEEFNKILGLELGGDDYVTKPFSIKELVSRVKAVLRRVGDNNSNPNTNSLRFKGIELFPDKFVLRVEGKNVSLTKTEFELLHLFLKYPQKIFTRDNIIDHIRGKDVYVVDRTIDVHVMNLRKKLGKYKNIISTFSGVGYGIKE
- a CDS encoding ATP-binding protein, with translation MKEKIKFIQLFMDERTDLLTHPQREIDNLISKISQIIDLRVTIVDHSGVVIADSDVDDVSVLGNHKYRIEIKNSISSGIGESIRYSSTLKIDMLYIALNYEYFVIRLSKPLYEIEESLSKLQRMIIIFSLFIIAIAAIIIAFISGKITRPIEETIDFSEHFSKGDYSRRILNYADDEIGTLQKSLNRVADIVVSEMNNLILEQNKLKITIESINDGIAVIDNNKRIILCNYAFISILDIGMNAIGKVYFEVIRGSELNIKIEHSLNIGEQIHFEETLYNGKICDVLIKPIKEEKTIQGILVVLYDVTEKKKMDQLKTDLVGNLSHELKTPIAIIRGYLETIKDHLHDPTQCREFIEKAMLNIDRQNSIINDMIKLNMLETMQSIQLEKINIQEIILNCIEILSSKAGSKDITITNSIDILNQNITGNRFLIEEIFFNLIDNAINYNNRNGKIHIDAERFDKQKIITISDTGIGIPEDSIDRIFERFYRVDKSRSRSSGGTGLGLSIVKHAISLLNWEVSVSSNAHGTKFILKI
- the pstA gene encoding phosphate ABC transporter permease PstA, encoding MLTIIKRQTKLLKSPEIVEKVIFFCTRLLSFFVIIVLLFFIGYVFKMGFSALSWEFITAMPRNEMTEGGIWSAIVGTFYLLLGSSLLSIPVGVITALYLTEYATNKKIVRIIRLGVNNLAGVPSVVFGLFGLSIFVIFLDFGTSILSGSLTLGVLNLPIIIRSTEEALMIVPNTYREASLSLGANRWQTIYKIVLPNAIQGILTGIILSLGRAAGETAPIMFTAAAFFTPNLPSSIFHEVMALPYHIYVMATSGTHIQETRDMQYGAAIVLIALVLMLNITALIIRYRYRKKV
- the pstC gene encoding phosphate ABC transporter permease subunit PstC, with the translated sequence MRKKYSNQNIVDLTTRQLFFIIAFFCIFILLLIMLFLFKEGLPIFREVSPTDFIFGFSWYPTSEYERFGVFPLIVASISVTILATIIAVPLSLSIAIYLSQLASSLARELIKPTIELIASIPSVIIGFLGMVVVAPFLQRNFDIDTGLNLLNASIMLSFMAIPTICSISEDALSFVPTSLKEASYALGANRWQTIFHIIIPASLSGIWTAIILGISRVIGETMVVLMVAGGAAIIPKSVFDPVRPLTSNIAAEMAEAPVFSSHYHALFAIGILLFIITFIFNITADYLSNKYKFQND